In Desulfofundulus kuznetsovii DSM 6115, the following are encoded in one genomic region:
- a CDS encoding LacI family DNA-binding transcriptional regulator, translating into MTVTIKDIARKAGVSYATVSRALNNRPEVSEKTRREIQRLAAEMGYKPNAIARGLVTRETLTLGLVIPDITNPFFPEVARGVEEAASEAGYSVFLCNTNWDVDKERTYIELLEEKRVDGLILASVTEDEGYLAELLSRKTPVVLINRILDQVDTNYVAIDNVKGAQQAVEHLISLGHRRIAYVGGLEHVESTTERLHGYRLALAINNIPFEEELVRYGSFKKESGYENALSLLSLPEPPTAIFAANDILALGVIQAIKERGLKVPENVAVVGFDDIPFAAYAEVNLTTVAQPKYTMGEMAAKILIDEIRKGPSPEKKHIVLPPTLVIRASSGGRREGPKNSKH; encoded by the coding sequence ATGACGGTAACCATTAAAGATATTGCCAGAAAAGCCGGAGTTTCCTACGCCACGGTATCGCGAGCGTTAAACAACCGGCCGGAGGTAAGCGAAAAAACCCGCCGGGAAATTCAGCGCCTTGCTGCTGAAATGGGTTACAAACCCAATGCCATCGCCCGGGGCTTGGTAACAAGGGAGACGCTCACCCTGGGACTGGTTATTCCCGACATTACCAATCCTTTCTTTCCCGAAGTAGCCCGGGGTGTTGAAGAGGCAGCCAGTGAAGCCGGCTACAGTGTATTCTTGTGCAATACCAACTGGGATGTCGACAAAGAACGAACCTACATTGAACTGCTTGAGGAAAAACGGGTAGACGGCCTGATCCTGGCTTCCGTAACCGAGGACGAGGGGTACCTGGCAGAGTTGCTCTCCCGCAAAACGCCCGTGGTGCTTATCAACCGGATTCTGGATCAGGTGGATACCAATTATGTGGCCATTGACAACGTTAAAGGGGCGCAGCAGGCAGTTGAACACCTGATATCCCTGGGACACCGTCGCATTGCCTATGTGGGCGGTTTGGAACATGTGGAGTCCACCACGGAGCGCCTGCATGGATATCGCCTGGCCCTGGCCATTAACAATATCCCCTTTGAGGAAGAGCTGGTGCGCTATGGCAGTTTTAAAAAGGAAAGCGGTTATGAGAACGCCCTCTCCCTGCTTTCCCTGCCGGAACCACCAACGGCCATCTTTGCCGCCAACGACATTTTAGCCCTGGGTGTGATCCAGGCCATTAAAGAAAGGGGACTGAAGGTACCGGAAAATGTGGCCGTAGTGGGTTTTGACGACATTCCCTTTGCTGCTTACGCCGAAGTAAATCTGACCACCGTTGCCCAGCCCAAATACACCATGGGGGAAATGGCGGCCAAAATTTTAATTGATGAAATCCGCAAGGGCCCCTCGCCGGAGAAAAAACATATTGTTTTGCCGCCCACGCTGGTTATCCGGGCCAGCAGCGGGGGAAGGCGGGAAGGCCCCAAAAACTCAAAACATTAA
- a CDS encoding sugar ABC transporter substrate-binding protein has product MRKLNRFKVALITGVVSLALLLSGCGSSEKKNQPAADSNQGSNEKQVHVAMVLKTLSSQYWKLVAAGAQDAAKKYNVKLTLLGPNAESEVVQQVNMMEDALTQNPDVLAVAPSQPPTAIPVFQKAKQKNIPVILVDTDAPWDDKATYIGTANKDAGKQGGEYLASLLQKGDKVALLEGARGNTAMDDRIKGAEEALAAAGIQVVAKQPANSDRALGMNVMQNILQSHPDIKGVYSANDEMALGAIRALQQNKKNIPVVGTDAIPDAVKAIIDGSMAASVAQKPYDMGYLAVEAAVKLAKGETLPKYINSGTELITKENAQAKLDWLNKTLSR; this is encoded by the coding sequence ATGAGAAAGTTGAACCGTTTCAAAGTTGCCCTGATTACAGGTGTGGTAAGCCTGGCCCTGCTTCTGAGCGGCTGCGGTTCTTCCGAAAAGAAAAACCAACCGGCCGCAGACAGCAATCAGGGGAGTAATGAGAAGCAGGTACATGTAGCCATGGTACTAAAAACCCTGAGCAGCCAGTACTGGAAACTGGTAGCTGCCGGGGCCCAGGATGCAGCTAAGAAGTACAACGTAAAGCTCACCCTGCTCGGCCCGAACGCTGAATCGGAAGTGGTGCAGCAGGTCAACATGATGGAAGATGCCCTGACCCAGAACCCCGATGTGCTGGCAGTGGCACCTTCCCAGCCACCTACTGCCATTCCGGTTTTCCAGAAAGCCAAACAGAAAAATATTCCGGTCATTCTGGTAGACACTGACGCACCCTGGGATGACAAGGCAACCTATATTGGCACGGCCAACAAAGATGCCGGCAAACAAGGTGGGGAATACCTGGCCTCGCTTCTGCAAAAAGGCGACAAGGTTGCCCTCCTTGAAGGCGCCCGCGGCAATACCGCCATGGACGACCGCATCAAAGGGGCCGAGGAGGCCCTGGCGGCCGCCGGCATCCAGGTGGTGGCCAAACAACCGGCCAACAGCGACCGGGCACTGGGCATGAACGTCATGCAAAACATCCTCCAGTCCCACCCTGATATTAAGGGTGTTTACTCGGCCAACGACGAAATGGCCCTGGGAGCCATCCGGGCGCTCCAGCAAAACAAAAAGAACATCCCCGTGGTGGGTACCGATGCCATTCCAGATGCTGTGAAAGCTATTATTGACGGTTCAATGGCCGCCAGTGTGGCCCAGAAACCTTACGACATGGGCTACCTGGCCGTGGAAGCAGCCGTCAAACTGGCCAAAGGGGAAACCCTGCCCAAGTACATCAACAGCGGCACTGAACTAATCACCAAGGAAAATGCCCAGGCCAAACTTGACTGGCTGAACAAGACACTGTCCCGTTAA
- a CDS encoding ABC transporter permease yields MNCATETVPAKNKSLFSKETLYNLGALLGLVLLCIVLSILSPKFLTLDNLMNIAGQASINAIIAVGMFLAILTAGIDLSVGSILALSTMVMGVLNVNLGLNPILSILACLILGALLGLTNGILLTRLNLPHPFISTLGTMNMARGLALVITGAAPVSGFPDSIQFLGAAFAGPIPVSFILVAVLYTGMYFFLNRTTIGRYIYAVGGNPEASRLSGIDVKKILNLVYTISGFTAALAGLVLVGRVNSAYPLAGLGYELDAIAAVIIGGASFFGGIGTIGGTLIGAILIAVLRNGLNLLNVSADWQTFVIGAVIIAAVYVDILRQRAAKKKALS; encoded by the coding sequence ATGAACTGTGCAACGGAAACCGTACCGGCAAAAAATAAGTCCCTTTTTTCGAAGGAGACACTTTACAACCTTGGAGCCTTGCTTGGCCTGGTATTGCTCTGCATAGTACTTTCCATCCTTTCTCCTAAGTTTCTTACTTTAGACAACTTGATGAATATTGCCGGACAAGCTTCAATTAACGCGATTATTGCTGTAGGTATGTTTTTGGCAATTCTAACGGCCGGCATTGACCTTTCCGTCGGCTCCATTTTGGCCCTCTCCACCATGGTTATGGGCGTGCTTAATGTCAATCTCGGTTTAAACCCCATACTTTCCATCCTGGCCTGTCTTATCCTGGGAGCTCTTCTTGGGTTAACCAACGGAATACTTTTAACCAGGTTGAATCTTCCTCACCCCTTTATTTCCACCCTGGGCACCATGAACATGGCCCGGGGCCTGGCCCTGGTCATTACGGGCGCCGCACCGGTCAGCGGTTTCCCCGACTCCATTCAGTTTTTGGGCGCTGCTTTTGCCGGTCCCATACCCGTAAGCTTCATTTTAGTGGCTGTGCTTTATACCGGCATGTATTTCTTCCTCAACCGGACCACCATCGGACGCTACATTTACGCCGTGGGCGGCAACCCTGAAGCCAGCCGTTTAAGCGGTATAGATGTAAAAAAAATCCTCAACCTGGTTTATACCATCAGCGGCTTTACCGCCGCCCTGGCCGGTTTGGTCCTGGTGGGGCGGGTTAACTCGGCATACCCGCTCGCCGGTCTCGGATATGAGCTGGACGCCATTGCCGCGGTAATTATTGGCGGTGCAAGTTTCTTTGGCGGCATCGGCACCATTGGCGGCACTTTAATTGGCGCCATCCTGATTGCCGTGCTAAGGAACGGGTTAAACCTGCTCAACGTTTCGGCTGACTGGCAAACTTTCGTTATCGGCGCGGTGATCATTGCCGCCGTATATGTAGATATCCTGCGCCAGCGGGCAGCCAAAAAGAAAGCACTAAGCTAA
- the iolG gene encoding inositol 2-dehydrogenase translates to MSKLACGVIGLGRLGFKHAETIAGRLANAKLVAVADPLKDNRERFLDRFNQVKAYADYQDLLNDGDVDAVIIATPTSTHARIVVEAMEAGKAVFCEKPLSLDIDEANWVVQETEKRGAFVQVGFMRRFDRGYAAAKEKLLSGEMGQPVFIHCIGRDPCAPPLEFARDSGGLFLDMCIHDIDLARWLMDSEVTRVYAQGGILMYPELKEIGDIDHANILVTFANGTLGSLEGSRNARYGYDVRTEIICTRGALFVGQLQHTPCLILNKAGVTHDVVPWFAQRFDQAYLDELSNFVQNVLENREPSITVQDGLMAVKIAVAAQKSFMSGQAVTLDQV, encoded by the coding sequence TTGAGCAAGCTGGCCTGCGGAGTAATAGGGTTGGGACGCTTGGGTTTCAAACATGCAGAAACGATAGCCGGACGGCTTGCCAATGCTAAACTGGTAGCCGTAGCGGATCCCTTAAAGGACAACCGGGAAAGATTCCTGGACCGGTTTAACCAGGTAAAGGCCTATGCCGATTACCAGGACCTGCTTAATGACGGGGATGTCGATGCCGTTATCATCGCCACTCCCACCAGCACCCACGCCAGAATTGTTGTCGAAGCAATGGAAGCGGGAAAGGCGGTCTTTTGCGAAAAACCTCTCTCACTGGATATAGATGAAGCAAACTGGGTGGTCCAGGAAACGGAAAAACGCGGCGCTTTTGTCCAGGTGGGCTTTATGAGGCGCTTTGACCGGGGTTATGCCGCAGCCAAGGAAAAGTTATTGTCCGGTGAAATGGGACAGCCCGTTTTCATTCACTGTATCGGCCGCGATCCCTGTGCGCCGCCCCTGGAATTTGCCAGGGATAGCGGCGGGCTTTTCCTGGACATGTGTATCCACGACATTGATCTGGCCCGGTGGCTCATGGACAGCGAAGTCACCCGGGTCTACGCCCAGGGTGGTATATTGATGTATCCGGAACTAAAGGAAATTGGCGACATTGATCACGCCAACATCCTGGTTACTTTTGCCAATGGCACCCTGGGAAGCCTGGAAGGCAGCCGCAATGCCCGCTACGGATATGATGTGCGCACGGAAATAATCTGTACCAGAGGAGCACTGTTTGTCGGGCAGTTGCAACATACACCATGCCTGATTTTAAACAAAGCCGGCGTCACCCACGATGTGGTGCCCTGGTTTGCCCAGCGCTTCGACCAGGCTTATCTCGACGAGCTTTCCAACTTTGTGCAAAATGTGCTGGAAAACCGGGAACCTTCCATTACGGTTCAGGACGGTTTAATGGCAGTGAAAATTGCCGTGGCGGCACAAAAATCCTTTATGTCCGGGCAGGCTGTAACACTTGATCAGGTCTAA